The genomic DNA GGCCGCCCGGGGCGAGGGGACGGACCTCTACCGCATCGTGGTCCGGCCCGATTCCGACACCGTGCTGGCCTACGGCGAGCGGCGCAGCCTCGAGGCGGGCATGCGGGTCGAGGCCGACATCGCCCTGGAGAAGCGGTCGCTGTACCGCTGGCTGCTCGATCCCGTGGCGCATGTCCGGGAGAGCCTCGCCCTCGTCACGCGCGGCGGCCTCGACGCCCTGCCGGTCCGGAAGGCCGCGCCGTGACGGCGCCGTCCCGCGCCGCCCGGCTGGATTTCGGGCTCCGCCGCCGGGTGCCGGTCGTCCTCCAGGCCGAGGCCGCCGAGTGCGGCATGGCCTGCCTCGCCATGGTCCTGGCCTATCACGGGCGCCAGATCGACCTCGCGACGCTGCGGCGGCGCCATCCCCTGTCCCTCAAGGGCATGACCCTGCGCAACCTGATCGACCTGTGCGGCGCGCAGGGCCTGACCGCCCGCGCCCTGCGGGTCGAGCTCACGGATCTGCCCCGGCTCCGGCTTCCCTGCATCCTGCACTGGGGCCTCAACCACTTCGTGGTGCTGACCCGGGTCGAGCGCGGCGGCCTCGTCATCAACGATCCGGGCCGCGGCCGGCGCCGGGTCAGCCTCGCGGAGGCGTCGCGGGAATTCACCGGGGTCGCCCTGGAGGCGGTGCCCAACCCGGGCTTCCGGCGCGAGCGGGCCGCCCCGGGCCTGCGGCTGCGCGACCTGTTCCGCAACATGGCCGGCATCCGCGCCGCCCTGGCCCAGGTCCTGGCCCTGTCGCTGGGGATCGAGCTCGTCGCCCTCCTGATGCCCATCGCCTCGCAGGTCGTGATCGACGAGGTGATCGTGAATGCCGACCACGACCTGCTGCTCGTGGTGGCGATCGGCCTCGCGCTGCTGCTGCTGCTCCAGCTCGGCCTCAGCATCGCCCGCACCTGGGCGATCATGCTGGCCGGGACCCGGCTGAACTACCAGTGGTCGGCCGGCCTGTTCGACCACCTGTCGCGGCTGCCCCTCGACTATTTCGAGAAGCGCCACGTCGGCGACGTGATCTCGCGGTTCGGCTCCCTGGCCACCATCCAGAAGGGCCTGACGACCGACCTCGTCCAGGCCATGCTCGACGGGCTCATGGCGGTCGGCATGCTGGTGATGCTGACGGTCTACGGCGGCTGGCTGGTCGCCGTGGTCCTGGCCTCGACGGCGCTCAACGCGGTCCTGCGGGTCTTCGCCTACGGCGCCTACCGGGAGGGCAGCGAGGAGGCCCTCGTGGCCGAGGCCCGCCAGCAGACGCACTTCATCGAGACGGTCCGCGGCATGGCGAGCGTCAAGCTCCTCGACCTGCGCGAGCGGCGCGGCAACGCCTGGATGAACCACTTCGTCACGGCCCTGAACGCCCGGCTGCGGCTGCAGCGCCTCGACCTCGTGTTCGGCCGCGCGAACGAGTTCCTGTTCGGCCTCGACCGCCTGATCCTGCTGGTGCTCGGCGCCCGCGCGGTCATCGGCGGGGCCCTGTCGCTCGGCATGCTGGTGGCGTTCCTGGCCTACCGCGACCAGTTCGCCACGCGGATCGGCAGCCTGATCGACGCGTGGTTCAAGCTGCGCATGCTCGACGTGCAGACCGACCGGCTCGCCGACATCGTGCTGTGCGAGCCCGAGGAGCAGGATCTCGCCGCCGGCGCGCAGCCGGGGGCGCCCCCGGTCGCCGCCATCGGGGCCGGCGCGCTCGCCGGCGCGGGCCTGGCGCTGCGCTACGGCGCCGACGAGCCCTGGATCTTCCGCGGGGTCTCGCTGTCGGTCCGGGCCGGCGCCTGCTTCGCGATCACCGGCCCCTCGGGATGCGGCAAGACCTCGCTCATGAAGGTGATGATGGGGCTGACGCCGCCCAGCGAGGGGATCGTCGCCGCCGACGGCCAGGACATCCGCACCGCGGCCGGGTCCTACCGGCGCCGGATCGCCGGCGTGATGCAGGGCGACGGCCTGTTCGCCGGCTCGATCGCCGAGAACATCGCGGCCTTCGACGAGCATCCGGACGCGGGCTGGATCGCCGAGTGCGCCGCCCGGGCGGCGATCCTGGACGACATCCGCCGCATGCCGATGGGCTTCGAGAGCCTCGTCGGCGACATGGGCTCGACCCTGTCGGGCGGCCAGAAGCAGCGCATCGTGCTGGCGCGCGCCCTGTACCGGCGGCCCGAGATCCTGTTCCTCGACGAGGCCACGAGCCATCTCGACGAGGCCACCGAGGCGGTGATCGCCCGGGCCCTGCGGGACCTGCGGATGACGCGGGTCATCGTCGCCCATCGCCCGGCGACGATCGCGCACGCGGACGCGGTGTTCGATTTCCCCGCCGAGGTCCGGGGCCGGGCGGATCTCGCCGCCGCCGGCTGACGCGCCGCGCCTAGGGGAGCGTGGGCCGGAGGTCGCCCGGGGCCAGGCCGAAGCGCTTGCGGAAGCCGCGGTTGAAGGTCGGCACGTCGGTGAAGCCGCACGCGTAGGCGATCGAGGCGATCCGGACCTTGTCGTCGCGGCGGGCCTCGAGGCGCCGGCGCGCGAGGTCGAGGCGCGCGTCGCGGATCGCCGCCGCGATGCCGCCGGTCTCCGCGAAGGCGCGGTACAGGCTGGTCCGGGAGAGGCCCAGCGCGCGCTGGATGTCCTGCGGGTTCAGGTCGGGATCGTGCATCCGCCGCGCGATATGGGCGCGGGCGAGGGAGACGACGGCCGCCTGCGAGACCGCCTCCGGGTCGCCGCGCCGGGCGGCGCCGTCGACGAGGTGGCCGAGGAGATGGAGCACGCCCTCGACGGCCGCCTGCGCCTCGTCCGCGGACATCCAGGCGATCGAGCCGGCCACGCCGCGCAGCCGCGCCCGGACCTCCGCCCCGGCCGGCTGCGGGCCGAGGCTGCGGCCCGCGAAGGCGTCGGCGGCGCCGATCCAGGCCTCGAACATCTCGCGCGGGACGGCGAGGCGGATCTCTTCGTAGGCGCTCTGGGTGCCGGCCACGAAGGGCCGGTTCCGCGTCAGGAAGCTGATGTCGCCCGGGTTCAGCTGGGCGCCCCGTCCGTGCTGCTCGTGATAGCCGACGCCGTCGAGCCCGAGGCCGATCACCACCATGGCGCGGGCGTTGCGGTCGACGTGGCGGGACCGGAACTCCAGCTCGACCGGGCTGCTCACCGTGTGGGTCAGCGACCAGCCGGCCGAGGCCACGCTCAGGCGCTTGGCCGAGAACCGCTCCCGGGGGTGCCGCCGGCCGATATCGCCGAACCTGGCCAGGGCCGTGCAGCGCCAGAACTCGAAGGCCCGTTTGGGGTCGACGTGGCTGGTCGTCTCGACGAGGCTCGGGACGAGCTCCGGGCTAGACACGTGCGGCACTCCCGGCGCGCCCTTTCGGCCGCCTGCGCGACCCTATCGTGTGAATCGTGCCGGATCGGCAACCGGCGCCATCCGCCCCGGTCCCGCCTGCGGGAGGCCCGCGCCGCCTCTGGCGCTCCCTACGCAACGGCCCGCCCCGACAGGCCGCGCGGTCCGGAGAGGAGCAGGGCCGCGCTCGCCGCGAGGACGACCGTGATCACCGCGAACATCGCGTGCGGCCCGTAGGCCGAGAGGACCGGCAGGAGGATGATCGGCGCCAGCGCGGCGGCGACCCGGCCGCCGGCCCAGGCGCAGGTCATGGCCGAGGCCCGCAGCGGCGTCGGGAGCAGCTCCGTCGCGTAGACGGCGAGGATGCTGCCGTAGGTCGCCGCGGCGGTGTTGAACGCGATGCCGACGAGGACCAGCGTTAGGAACGTGCCGCTCGCGGCGAAGGCCGTGCCGAGGGCC from Methylobacterium radiotolerans JCM 2831 includes the following:
- a CDS encoding peptidase domain-containing ABC transporter; its protein translation is MTAPSRAARLDFGLRRRVPVVLQAEAAECGMACLAMVLAYHGRQIDLATLRRRHPLSLKGMTLRNLIDLCGAQGLTARALRVELTDLPRLRLPCILHWGLNHFVVLTRVERGGLVINDPGRGRRRVSLAEASREFTGVALEAVPNPGFRRERAAPGLRLRDLFRNMAGIRAALAQVLALSLGIELVALLMPIASQVVIDEVIVNADHDLLLVVAIGLALLLLLQLGLSIARTWAIMLAGTRLNYQWSAGLFDHLSRLPLDYFEKRHVGDVISRFGSLATIQKGLTTDLVQAMLDGLMAVGMLVMLTVYGGWLVAVVLASTALNAVLRVFAYGAYREGSEEALVAEARQQTHFIETVRGMASVKLLDLRERRGNAWMNHFVTALNARLRLQRLDLVFGRANEFLFGLDRLILLVLGARAVIGGALSLGMLVAFLAYRDQFATRIGSLIDAWFKLRMLDVQTDRLADIVLCEPEEQDLAAGAQPGAPPVAAIGAGALAGAGLALRYGADEPWIFRGVSLSVRAGACFAITGPSGCGKTSLMKVMMGLTPPSEGIVAADGQDIRTAAGSYRRRIAGVMQGDGLFAGSIAENIAAFDEHPDAGWIAECAARAAILDDIRRMPMGFESLVGDMGSTLSGGQKQRIVLARALYRRPEILFLDEATSHLDEATEAVIARALRDLRMTRVIVAHRPATIAHADAVFDFPAEVRGRADLAAAG
- a CDS encoding helix-turn-helix domain-containing protein; this encodes MSSPELVPSLVETTSHVDPKRAFEFWRCTALARFGDIGRRHPRERFSAKRLSVASAGWSLTHTVSSPVELEFRSRHVDRNARAMVVIGLGLDGVGYHEQHGRGAQLNPGDISFLTRNRPFVAGTQSAYEEIRLAVPREMFEAWIGAADAFAGRSLGPQPAGAEVRARLRGVAGSIAWMSADEAQAAVEGVLHLLGHLVDGAARRGDPEAVSQAAVVSLARAHIARRMHDPDLNPQDIQRALGLSRTSLYRAFAETGGIAAAIRDARLDLARRRLEARRDDKVRIASIAYACGFTDVPTFNRGFRKRFGLAPGDLRPTLP